In Pseudothermotoga hypogea DSM 11164 = NBRC 106472, the following are encoded in one genomic region:
- the lepB gene encoding signal peptidase I yields MVKKVVRNEERSKSISIDKEKLKKHTLDWLKSLAYAIVAATIIRLYVFETMLVPTGSMIPTINVGDRLFIEKVTYTVREPQRGDIVVFWAPFIDERALTMLRPFDKFMDLFAPSKFRGRVKYVKRLVGEEGDVLQIKLSEDGEYHLYVNGKLDEQLKNIVYAPEGIFKYPELLNWFVEASQLRNNQTAYRQYLQRLAQKDIEAANLVFSVVGGMYPVPLGVPFDRTFSDIYKDIDLSKYIRRTPEGVEVEVPKGFYFFMGDNTNDSFDSRYFGFVPKDHIIGKPILRIWPLQNFGPVQGS; encoded by the coding sequence GTGGTAAAGAAAGTCGTGAGAAATGAAGAAAGGTCGAAGTCGATATCGATCGACAAGGAGAAACTGAAGAAGCATACATTGGATTGGTTGAAATCTTTGGCCTACGCGATCGTCGCCGCAACGATCATCAGACTGTACGTCTTCGAGACCATGCTGGTACCAACCGGATCGATGATACCCACAATAAACGTGGGTGACAGGTTGTTCATAGAAAAGGTAACCTACACGGTTAGAGAGCCACAAAGAGGTGACATAGTTGTTTTCTGGGCCCCGTTCATAGACGAGCGTGCCTTGACTATGTTGAGACCCTTCGACAAGTTCATGGATCTGTTCGCACCAAGTAAGTTCAGAGGAAGGGTGAAATATGTCAAGCGCCTCGTTGGCGAGGAAGGGGATGTTTTGCAGATCAAGCTTTCGGAGGACGGCGAATACCATCTGTACGTCAACGGAAAATTGGACGAGCAGTTGAAGAACATCGTTTACGCGCCGGAAGGTATCTTCAAGTATCCAGAGCTTCTCAACTGGTTCGTCGAAGCGAGCCAGTTGAGAAACAACCAAACGGCATACAGGCAGTATTTGCAACGGCTCGCGCAGAAAGATATCGAAGCTGCAAATTTGGTGTTCTCCGTCGTTGGAGGCATGTATCCCGTGCCGCTGGGCGTTCCTTTCGATCGCACGTTCTCGGACATCTACAAAGACATCGACTTGAGCAAGTACATCAGAAGAACACCTGAGGGTGTTGAGGTCGAAGTTCCAAAGGGATTCTACTTCTTCATGGGTGATAACACGAACGACAGCTTCGACAGCCGTTACTTCGGTTTTGTACCTAAGGACCACATTATTGGAAAGCCCATACTGCGCATATGGCCATTGCAAAATTTTGGTCCAGTACAAGGGAGCTGA
- a CDS encoding tripartite tricarboxylate transporter TctB family protein, protein MSRKGDLLSGLIVSITGLLFLLSTIGIKRPRIGLGSAGFPRLVTVCLIVCGVILALRALLSKRVVVKPSRIDTRFVLNLVGLVASFVLYLYLLKKLGFLITTAPLLFFAMYVFGYRKHFMNVVLSVITSLLIYYVFTVVFKVPLPRFSL, encoded by the coding sequence ATGTCGAGAAAAGGCGATCTGTTGTCGGGTTTGATCGTGTCTATCACAGGTTTGCTATTCCTTTTGAGCACGATCGGAATCAAAAGACCAAGAATTGGACTCGGTTCGGCAGGTTTTCCACGCTTGGTCACGGTGTGTCTGATCGTGTGTGGCGTCATCCTTGCACTGCGCGCCTTGCTGTCGAAGAGGGTGGTCGTTAAACCTTCGCGCATTGATACCAGATTCGTGTTGAACCTCGTTGGTCTCGTTGCTTCGTTCGTTCTCTATCTCTACCTTTTGAAAAAACTTGGCTTTCTCATCACAACTGCACCTCTTCTATTCTTCGCGATGTACGTGTTCGGTTACAGGAAACATTTCATGAACGTCGTCCTGAGTGTGATCACATCCCTCCTGATCTATTACGTCTTCACCGTCGTCTTCAAAGTGCCTCTGCCAAGGTTTTCGTTGTGA
- a CDS encoding tripartite tricarboxylate transporter substrate binding protein yields the protein MRSKVLLALLLIGILAFSQVNFPTRPVTIIVPWSAGGATDMLFRAVASVFPKYANGQPLVINNIPGAGAVTGTMEFLKAEPDGYTLLSLATPIITKIHWSNVKFTVDDFIPVINIVNDPSYILVNVNSPYKTLEDLLKAARANPETITMGNGGAGGGNHLVALAFEDFVGVKFIHVPYNGGAPAIADLVAGHIDAVMAAAPEGVAQVQGGQLRCLAVLGTQRLIVFPDVPTAKEQGYDFTLGMWRGVAVRRGTPPEIVQALHDIFYKCINDPDFLAKAKEMGSVIHYMDTVTYAKFVREQNAFWENLMKIKKVGEKYGK from the coding sequence ATGAGGTCAAAAGTTTTGCTTGCTTTACTCTTGATAGGTATTCTTGCGTTTTCGCAGGTGAACTTTCCAACGAGACCCGTAACGATCATCGTTCCCTGGTCTGCTGGTGGAGCTACGGACATGTTGTTCAGAGCCGTTGCGTCTGTGTTTCCAAAGTACGCTAATGGCCAGCCACTCGTGATCAATAACATTCCAGGGGCCGGTGCGGTGACAGGCACGATGGAGTTTCTCAAGGCTGAACCCGACGGTTACACATTACTGTCTTTGGCCACACCGATCATCACGAAAATTCACTGGAGCAACGTGAAGTTTACCGTGGATGACTTCATTCCAGTGATCAACATCGTGAACGACCCAAGCTATATACTCGTTAACGTGAACTCGCCGTACAAGACCTTGGAGGACCTTCTGAAGGCTGCACGAGCGAACCCAGAAACCATCACGATGGGTAACGGAGGTGCAGGTGGTGGCAACCACCTGGTGGCGCTCGCGTTCGAGGACTTCGTGGGTGTGAAGTTCATCCACGTGCCTTACAACGGCGGTGCACCGGCGATCGCGGATTTGGTTGCGGGTCACATCGATGCGGTGATGGCCGCCGCACCCGAGGGTGTGGCACAGGTTCAGGGAGGTCAACTGAGATGCCTGGCAGTTCTTGGTACACAGAGGCTCATCGTGTTTCCGGACGTGCCAACAGCTAAGGAACAGGGTTACGACTTCACGCTGGGCATGTGGCGAGGCGTAGCAGTCCGGAGAGGAACACCTCCAGAGATCGTTCAGGCACTCCACGACATCTTTTACAAGTGCATCAACGATCCAGACTTCCTGGCAAAAGCTAAGGAAATGGGAAGCGTGATCCACTACATGGACACGGTGACGTACGCCAAGTTCGTGCGCGAGCAGAACGCGTTCTGGGAGAATTTGATGAAGATCAAGAAGGTCGGAGAAAAGTACGGGAAATGA
- the upp gene encoding uracil phosphoribosyltransferase: MFNVVDHPLIKHKLTIMRNKDTGPKEFRELLREITFLLAYEATRNVETIEIDVETPLERTKGYAIEDKKMVVVPILRAGLGMVDSILELMPNASVGHIGVYRDPETLRPVQYYCKLPKIEEKSVVFLLDPMLATGFSAVHAVNILKQHGAKNIVLVCLIAAPKGVEALQTHHPDVHVYAAALDRQLNDHGYILPGLGDAGDRLYRTK; encoded by the coding sequence ATGTTCAACGTTGTGGATCATCCACTCATAAAGCACAAGCTCACCATTATGAGGAACAAGGACACCGGTCCTAAAGAGTTCAGAGAACTCCTCAGGGAAATAACCTTCCTTCTCGCATACGAAGCGACGCGCAACGTTGAAACAATCGAGATTGATGTTGAAACGCCACTCGAAAGGACCAAGGGCTATGCGATCGAGGACAAAAAGATGGTCGTCGTACCCATCTTGCGTGCGGGTTTGGGCATGGTCGACAGTATCCTCGAACTGATGCCCAACGCGTCTGTGGGGCACATTGGTGTTTACAGAGATCCCGAAACCTTGAGGCCTGTACAGTATTATTGCAAGTTGCCAAAAATAGAGGAAAAGAGCGTTGTTTTCTTGCTCGATCCTATGTTGGCGACTGGTTTTTCCGCAGTCCACGCAGTGAACATTTTGAAACAGCACGGGGCAAAGAACATCGTTCTGGTCTGTTTGATCGCCGCACCCAAGGGAGTGGAAGCATTGCAAACTCATCATCCAGACGTGCACGTGTACGCCGCCGCACTGGATAGACAGCTGAACGACCACGGTTACATCCTGCCCGGCCTGGGTGATGCAGGCGACAGGCTGTACCGAACCAAATGA